TGTGAGCCCAGAATTCACAACCCATGTACATTTTGCTGCAAAATCTTTCCTTCCTGGATTGTTGTTACTCCTCTATAACTGCCCCCAAGGTTTTGACtggcttcctccttcccccaccacaGGCAATCTCTTTTGTGGGCTGCATagttcaaattttctttttccacttcacTGGAGGAATCAAAATCTTCTTCCTTACTGTCATAGCCTACGACCATTATGTGGCTATCTTCCATACATTTTGTTACATGATTCTGAGGAATCAGATGGCGTGTGTAGGGCTGCTAGTAACATGTTGCATAGGGGGCTTCCTTCACTCTATTGTCCAAGTGGCTGTCATTGTTCAGCTCCCTTTCTGTGGTCCTAAAGAGCTGGACAACTTCTACTGTGATGTCAAGTAGTCAGATTGGCCTCCAGAGACACCATCACAATGGAGCTGTTGATGGTATCCAATAATGGCCTAGTAACCCTTCTTTGCTTTATTGTATTAATCATCTCCTATTCCATCCTTTTAGCCAAACTGACAAGTCATTCCAGTCAAGAGCGTTGCAAAGGTTTTTCTACCTGTGTCTCCCACGTCACTGTGATCACACTCATCTTTGGACCTTGTATCTACATCTATACCAGGCCTTTTTTCTCCTACCCAGTGGACAAAGCAATCTCACTTCTCTACACAGTTATCACACCTGTCTTGAACCCCATCACCTACATACTAATGAACAAGGACATAAAGGTGTTCTTGAGGAAACTTTGGTGATTGTAATTGCAATGTTGGTCTGGAGAGAACACTGAGTAGAAAGAAAGAGGATAGTCCTGCTGTTTTGGGATCCTGTGAGGTATGTAATCTCTTTTGTGAGGGTGAAGAAGAAAGGCTATAGATGCCCCACAATGGAGAGATTAGGAACATTTCTAGGCATTTTCGCTCTAAGCATTTGACAGTGGCTtggttagctttttttttttctttttcctttttttttttttttttaaatttgatgtTTCTTCACCTTTCTGGGAGCAGGGTAAGGGGACCTGTGTCATGTTTGAATGTAGGTCCCTGTGCATAGAGTCAAGTCTTCTCTCCTACATTACAGGACTCAGAGATTCACAGCTGCAGCCTGTTTCTCATGACAAACATGGAAATGGCAAACTCATGTATGACTTAGTAGGGTGTTGAGCACAACAGATACCACAAAATCCATGCAGATGCTCACACATGGAAAGATCTGAGAATGGAAAAGTCCTCCTATCTGTCCTGTCCCCCTGACTCTCTTCACATGTATCCTGCATACTGCCAACCCACCGCAGTGACAGCAGATGGTAAATCCTCCTCCTTTGAAGGCTCACCAAAATTCTTTGTTCCCTGTAGCGTTACTTCACAATTGACCTTGAAGACCCTCCTTTGCAACTGCCTTTCTGACAGCCTGTTTGCCAAAGTCCTTACAGACCTGACCTTCTCTGTCACCAGAGAGACATGCTGAGACCACCCTGGACTAAGCATGTATAATGCTTCACATCCCACAGCAAATCAGAGGCTGAAATTCTAAGCTGCAATGGTGGGGACCATGCATTAAAACATTGCCTTGGAAGAATCCCAAAATGGTTTCTCCTCTGAGTGGAAGAAAAGCTGGCAATTGCTGTACAGTGACAGAACAGTATCATTTAACTTACAGGATTTGAAGATAAGGGGTTTCTACCTGATTGTGAAACCTcaactgaagaaggacagaaaagttTTCAGGGAAAAACTGCTAGATTTGGAGCAAACAGGAGATTTCTCAAAGTATGAAGTAATTATGTATTGGCTAACACAGACAATAGATAGGATGAAAGAAGCTACTAATTAAGCAATAGTCTGCTCACCACCCTGATAGGGCACTTCTGGAGTCTTTTCTGCCCAGTCACATATCAGTCAGGAGAAGAGTCCACCTCCACAGCTATCTAGCTATCTATAGGATAGAATCTATAGGAATAGATTCTTAGAGTTGCTGAGTTGCTTTGTCAACACTGCTAACAGTGATTAGATAGATACATACATGTGGTCATACAAAACATGCTTGGATTATGCATTTTTCTCTCCACAGCAACACAACTAGCTTCCATGGAGACATGAGAATTGAGGTTGTCTAAATCTAGGGAAGACAAATGTCAGTGCTGACGTACCATCCGTCTCCACACCACCTAGCAGAGAAGGTCATTTCACATCCATGGAGAAACATGCACAATTAACCCTAGAGCTAATTTGACTTCTTACCTTTAGTCTGCTTAAGGTGTGGTTGGGAGTGGCAAGACCTTCTCCCTTTCCATGTGCATATTTACTCCATTATTCAATTACAGAACAGTTTAGGAATGTCTCTCTGGAGGGCCAGATGGCTGGAGAGATAGCAGattctttttcctcacattGGTTCTGTAAACGGGTCAGTCTGTTCCCAGTTTACAATTAAGACCCAATTATCAATGGACCTAGTCTGACATCTTATCTGCGTACTGTGCTCTTTTCGGTGAGGTCACCACTTGCCATACTTGCTATCACGCTTAGCTCCTGGCTGGTTTTCTCTTGTGAAGGCGccattgctttcctttgcatAAGTGTCTGTCTTGTACAATGTCTTGTAATAATAAGATGCAATAATTGTACAGCAATTCCTTTCAAATAGTCtaaaagcactttacaaataCTGGTGATTATCACTTGCAGCATTTGTAGAAGCTGAGACATAAAGCAACAAACCAATAAGTTCCT
The DNA window shown above is from Ciconia boyciana chromosome 22, ASM3463844v1, whole genome shotgun sequence and carries:
- the LOC140662487 gene encoding LOW QUALITY PROTEIN: olfactory receptor 4D5-like (The sequence of the model RefSeq protein was modified relative to this genomic sequence to represent the inferred CDS: inserted 2 bases in 2 codons) gives rise to the protein MDGESNTTVNKFLLLGLTRSAALQSFHFITFIAIYGATLVGNLLIIVLLICEPRIHNXMYILLQNLSFLDCCYSSITAPKVLTGFLLPPPQAISFVGCIVQIFFFHFTGGIKIFFLTVIAYDHYVAIFHTFCYMILRNQMACVGLLVTCCIGGFLHSIVQVAVIVQLPFCGPKELDNFYCDXQVVRLASRDTITMELLMVSNNGLVTLLCFIVLIISYSILLAKLTSHSSQERCKGFSTCVSHVTVITLIFGPCIYIYTRPFFSYPVDKAISLLYTVITPVLNPITYILMNKDIKVFLRKLW